Genomic DNA from Pigmentiphaga litoralis:
CTCGACGCCCTGGAACTGCCCTGTCGCGCGCAGGCCTGGGGCGACTGGCTGGCGGCCCTGACCCGGCTCGACGCCGACTGGTTCGCGCCGCTGGATGCCGCGCTGCTCGATGGCAGCATTCAGGCGATCGACCTTGTATTTCCCGATGTCGAACGCCATGTCACCTTACGCCTGACGGCGCGCCCGAAGGCGCTGCGCTGGCTTCCTCAACCCAAACAAGACTGGACCCGCTGGTGGCTGCACCCCGAATCCTGACGCGCCGCGTCGACAGCGGTATCGCACAACGCCTGGAGCGGTCGGGCATCCACCCGCTGCTCGCCCGGTTATGGGCAGCGCGTGGCGTGGCGGAACCCGCCGAAACGCGGGGCGAGTGGACGTCGATGCTGGCGCCGCACGGCTTGACGCACGCCACGCGCGCTGCGGAACTGCTGGCGGACGCCATCCGCGACCGCAAGCGCCTGTTGATCGTGGCCGACTATGACTGCGACGGCGCAACCGCGTGCGCAGTCGGCATTCGCGGCCTGCGCAGCATGGGAGCCGATGTCGATTTTCTGGTGCCGAATCGCTTCGAGACCGGCTATGGGCTGTCGCCCGCCGTGGTCGACCTGGCGGTAAAGCATCCGCGCATGGGCAAGCCGGACATTATCGTCACGGTCGACAACGGCATTGCCAGTATCGATGGCGTGGCCGCCGCCAAGGCAGTCGGCATCGACGTGATTGTGACCGACCACCACCTGCCCGGCGACGTGTTGCCCGACGCCCTGGCCATCGTCAATCCGAACCAGCCGGGCTGCGGTTTCCCTTCAAAGAACCTCGCCGGTGTCGGCGTCATTTTTTACCTGATGCTGGCCTTGCGGGCCGAACTTCGCAAACGCGGTGTGTACCCGCCCGATGGCGGCCCGCGGCTCAATGCTTTGGTGGACCTGGTGGCGCTTGGCACGGTGGCCGACGTGGTCAAGCTGGACGCCAACAATCGCCTGCTGGTCGCGCAGGGCCTGCAGCGGATCCGCAAGGGGCTAATGCAGCCCGGTGTGCAGGCGCTGTTCGTCGTGGCGTCCCGCGCGCCGCGTGAAGCCAGCACGTTTGACATGGGCTTTGCGCTGGGCCCCCGGATCAATGCGGCCGGGCGTCTGGCCGACATGAGCCTGGGCATCCGCTGCCTGATCACCGATGACGAGGACGAGGCCCTGCAACTGGCCCGACAGCTCGACACGATCAACCGGGAACGCCGCGATATCGAAGCCACGATGCGCGAGCAGGCCTTGCTGGCGGTGGAAAACCTGACCGCGTCCATGAATGCCAGCGTCTGCGTGTTCGACGCCGGCTGGCATCAGGGCGTGGTAGGTCTGGTCGCTTCGAAATTGAAAGACAAATTCTGGTGTCCGACCATTGCATTCGCACCGGCCGGAGACGGCGAATTGCGCGGCTCGGGCCGCTCGGTGCCCGACGTGCACCTGCGTGACGTACTGGACCTGGTGTCCAAACGCTATCCGCAACTGATCCGCAAATTTGGCGGGCACGCCATGGCGGCGGGCTTGACGCTGCATGAGTCGGATTTTCCGGTGTTCGCGTCGGCGTTCGATGCGGCGGTGCGCGAGCTCAGCGGCCGCAGCCAGTTCGAACCGGCGCTGGAAACCGACGGATCGCTCGACACCTGTTATGCCAACACCGAAATGGCAACGCTGCTGGACCAGCAGGTGTGGGGCTCGGGCTTTCCCGCCCCGGTCTTTGTCGACACGTTCACTGTCCGGAACCAGCGCATTGTCGGGGAAAAGCACCTGAAACTGGCCCTGGAGCGCGGCAACCAGCGCTTCGACGGCATCTGGTTCGGACAGGCCGATTCGCTCCCCGCGGCGGTCGATGTGGCCTACCGCCTGGGACTCAACAACTGGAACGGCATGGTGGCGGTGCAACTGCTTGTTGAACATGCCGAGCCCGCGCGGCGCAACGAGCGCTAAAATGCGAAGTTACGTCGAAATAATTGCATAGGAAGACCATGGAAGCAGAACGCCTGAACCAGCTCGAAGCACGACTGCAGGACCTGAGTGCGCGCACTCAGGATCTCCGGAGGTATCTTTGACTACGATGTCAAAGATGAACGCCTGCACGTTGTAAACGCCGAGCTGGAAAGCGCGGAAGTCTGGAATGACCCCAAGCACGCCCAGGAACTGGGCCGCGAAAAAAAGTCCCTGGAAACCATTGTCGACACGATCCGTGAACTGACGACCGGCCTGGCCGACGCCAGTGAGCTGTTCGAGATGGCCCGTGGCGATGACGACTTCGACACGCTCGCATCGATCGAATCCGATACCGCCGCGCTGCAAGCCAAAGTCGAAGGCCTGGAATTCCGCCGCATGTTCAACAATCCGGCGGATCCGCTGAACTGTTTCGTCGACATCCAGTCGGGCGCCGGTGGTACCGAAGCGCAGGACTGGGCGTCCATTCTGCTGCGCCAGTACCTCAAGTACGCCGAGCGCAAGGGCTTCAAGACCGAAGTCATGGAAGAGTCCGAAGGCGAAGTCGCCGGGATCAAGTCCGCCACCATCAAGATGGAAGGCGAATACGCGTTCGGCTACCTGCGCACCGAAACCGGCGTGCACCGCCTGGTCCGCAAAAGCCCCTTCGACTCGTCGGGCGGCCGCCACACGTCGTTTGCCAGCGTGTTCGTGTATCCCGAGATCGATGATTCCTTCGAGATCGAAGTGAATCCGGCCGACCTGCGCGTCGACACCTTCCGCGCGTCGGGCGCCGGCGGTCAGCACATCAACAAGACCGATTCGGCGGTGCGGATGACGCACATTCCGACCGGCATCGTCGTGCAGTGCCAGAGCGACCGGTCGCAGCACCGCAACCGCGCCGAAGCCATGCAGATGTTGAAGTCGCGCCTGTTCGAACTCGAAATGCGCAAGCGCATGGCCGAACAGCAGAAGCTGGAAGATTCCAAGACCGATGTGGGCTGGGGTCATCAGATCCGTTCCTACGTGCTCGACCAGAGCCGGATCAAGGACCTGCGTACCAACGTCGAAATCTCGAACACGCAGAAGGTGCTCGACGGCGATCTGGATCCTTTCATCCAGGCCAGCCTGAAGCACGGCGTGTGAGGACCGCGACCTACGGTGCCACGGGCGGCACCCTCGTCATCCTGACCGGCGCGTCGCGGGGCCTCGGCGCCGCGCTGGCGCTGGCCTTATGCCGCCCCGGCACCCACCTTGCCACCCTCTCGCGCCACAAGCACACCAAGCTCGACGCGCATGCCGCGGCCAATGGCACCGTGGTCCAGCAGCATCCGGCCGACCTGACCGATGCCGCCGAAACCACGCGAGCCATCGACCGCCTGTTCGCAACCTTGCCACGCAATGCCGACCGGTACTGTCTGATCAACAACGCCGGCACGGTCGATCCCATCGGCCCGTCGGGCACGCTGCGCCAGGACGATATCGCCCAGGCGCTGGCACTCAACGTCGCGGCGCCCATGCTGCTGACCTCGCGCTTCATTGCGGCGACGGCGGGTCTGCGTGCCGATCGCCGCGTGCTGAACATTTCGTCGGGCGCCGGACGCAAGCCGATGGCCGGCTGGAGTGTCTACTGTTCGACCAAGGCGGCCATCGACATGTACACGCGCAGCGTCAAGCTCGAACAGGGCGACACCGGCGTGCGCATCGTGTCGTTGGCGCCTGGCGTGATCGACACCCCCATGCAGGCGCGGATCCGGGCCAGCCAGCCCGAGGCCTTTCCCGCGCTCGACAATTTCAAGGCGATGCATGCCACCGGCCAGCTGTCGTCGCCCGACGACGTGGCCGCCCGCATCGTCGCCTACCTGGAACGCGACGATTTCGGCCAGACCGAGATCGACGACATCCGTAATTACTGACTCAAGCCCACCATGACCGATACCCGGCCAACCGCCCCCGAGCCCGTCCCCCAGGACGAAAACCAGATCGTCGCGGAACGGCGCGCCAAGCTCGCGCGTCTGCGCGAAGCGGGCCCCGCCTTCCCGAACGACTTCGTGCCCGCCGACCGCGCCGCACCGCTGCACGCCGCCTACGACGACAAGGAAAAGGAAGCGCTCGAAGCGCTTGCCGTGACCGCCAGCGTGGCCGGCCGCCTGATGCTCAAGCGCGTCATGGGCAAAGCCAGCTTCATCACGTTGCAGGACGCCACCGGCCGCATCCAGATCTACCTGAGCAAGGAAAGCGTCGGCCCCGAAATCTACGACGCTTTCAAGCACTGGGACATTGGCGACATCGTGGCCGTGCGCGGCAATGTTTTCAAGACAAACAAGGGCGAACTGTCGATCCACGCGGTCGAACTGCGCCTGCTGACCAAGTCGCTGCGTCCGCTGCCCGACAAGTTCCACGGCATCGCCGACCAGGAAATGCGCTATCGCCAGCGTTATGTCGACCTGATCATGACCGAGTCCACACGGGCGACCTTCATCGGCCGCAGCAAGGTGGTTGCCTCGATCCGCAAATACATGATCGACACCGGCTTCCTGGAAGTCGAAACGCCTATGCTGCATGCCATTCCCGGCGGCGCGTCGGCCAAGCCGTTCACGACCCATCACAATGCGCTGGACATGGAAATGTTCCTGCGCATCGCACCCGAGCTGTACCTGAAGCGGCTGATCGTGGGGGGGTTCGAACGCGTCTTCGAACTGAACCGCAACTTCCGCAACGAGGGCGTCAGCCCGCGTCACAATCCTGAATTCACGATGATGGAGTTCTACGCGGCCTACGGCAATTACACCTGGCTGATGGACTTTACCGAAGGCCTGCTGCGCCAGGTCGCCATCGACGTGACCGGCAGCGCGACCCTGATGTACCAGGGCCGCGAAATTGACCTGGCCCAGCCCTTCGATCGCCTGACCATCACCGGTGCGATCCAGAAGTACGCCGAAGGCTATACCGATGAACAGCTGGCGGACGAAAGCTTCCTGCGCGCCGAACTGAAGAAGCTGGGCGCCCACGTGGAAGGCCCGCAACTGGCCCGTGCCGGCATCGGCGCCCTGCAGCTCGCCCTGTTCGAAGAGACGGCCGAGTCCAAGCTGTGGAGCCCCACCTACATCATCGACTACCCGGTTGAAGTCTCGCCGCTGGCTCGCGGTTCGGACGATCGCCCGGGCGTCACGGAACGCTTCGAACTGTTCATGATGGGCCGCGAAATCGGCAATGGCTTCTCGGAGCTGAATGATGCCGAAGACCAGGCCGACCGCTTCCGCAAGCAGGTGGAAGCCAAGGACGCCGGCGACGAAGAAGCCATGTACTTCGACGCCGACTACATCCGCGCGCTGGAATACGGCATGCCCCCCACCGCCGGCTGCGGTATCGGCATCGACCGCCTGGTCATGCTGATCACCGACAGCGCCAGCATTCGTGACGTGATCCTGTTCCCGCACATGCGCCGCGAGGACTGATCGCGACAAAAGAGGCGAAAAAAAGGGGTGTCAGCCTGACCAGGCAGACACCCCTTTTTGCTGGCCGATGACGGCGCGTTCACATCACGGTCACGGCCACGGCATCTGGTAATTCACGATCGCCGACACCGACCGCCCCGCCCCCACCGAGCAGCTATCGGTATAGCAGTAGGCCACGTAGCCCTTGTCCAGCAGATTGCTTGCGCTGGCGCGGAACTGCAGACCTTTCAGCTCGGAATACAAGCGGCCAAAGTCGTAATTCACCCCGGCATCAACCAGCATGTAGGACGGCGCGATGTCGCTGGACCGGCCGGCATAGCCATAGCTTGCGCCCGTGTGCCCTACCCGGCCATCCAGAGACAGCCCGGCAAAGCTGCCGCGGTCCACCGCATACTTGGCGCGTACCGACACCTGCTGTTCGCTCACGGTCGGGAAACGGTTGGCCAGCATGGCGCTGTAGGCGTCGTCGGACGTATTCATGACCGACGAATTGGTGACCATGTAGGCGGCGACCACGCGCAGGTTTGGCAAGGGCTGCAGCTTGCTTTCGACGGCGGCGCCGCGCACGCGCAATTCCGCCCAGGCCTGGCAGCCCGCCAGCCCGCACCCGCCGCCGGTGTCGGTGGTTTGCGAGTTGTTCTGGATCTGGTTGAACGCCGACAGCGTCGTGACCTTGCCGAAAATATCCGGCACGTACCGCACACCCGTTTCGTACTGCTGGCTGGCCGTCGACGTGAATTCGCTGCCGCCCACGGGCGCGTACGTGTTCGAGTAGTTCATGTACGGCGCCAGGCCGTTGTCGAACTGGTACTTGAGGCCGATGCGGCCGCTGACGGTTTCGTTGTTCAGCAGCACCGCATCCGACGTATTCGCGCCCAGGTCGATCGTGCGATTGGTCAGCTGATCCCGCCGGCCGACCAGCGACATGGTCCATTTGTCCAACGTGACCTGATCCTGCACGAACAGACCCAGCTGACGCTTTTCGGCATAGGCCTGGGCCACGGCGCGGGGACCACCCACCGCAGCGCCGTAGGCCGGGTCGAAAATATCCAGTGAG
This window encodes:
- the recJ gene encoding single-stranded-DNA-specific exonuclease RecJ; protein product: MAAPRILTRRVDSGIAQRLERSGIHPLLARLWAARGVAEPAETRGEWTSMLAPHGLTHATRAAELLADAIRDRKRLLIVADYDCDGATACAVGIRGLRSMGADVDFLVPNRFETGYGLSPAVVDLAVKHPRMGKPDIIVTVDNGIASIDGVAAAKAVGIDVIVTDHHLPGDVLPDALAIVNPNQPGCGFPSKNLAGVGVIFYLMLALRAELRKRGVYPPDGGPRLNALVDLVALGTVADVVKLDANNRLLVAQGLQRIRKGLMQPGVQALFVVASRAPREASTFDMGFALGPRINAAGRLADMSLGIRCLITDDEDEALQLARQLDTINRERRDIEATMREQALLAVENLTASMNASVCVFDAGWHQGVVGLVASKLKDKFWCPTIAFAPAGDGELRGSGRSVPDVHLRDVLDLVSKRYPQLIRKFGGHAMAAGLTLHESDFPVFASAFDAAVRELSGRSQFEPALETDGSLDTCYANTEMATLLDQQVWGSGFPAPVFVDTFTVRNQRIVGEKHLKLALERGNQRFDGIWFGQADSLPAAVDVAYRLGLNNWNGMVAVQLLVEHAEPARRNER
- the lysS gene encoding lysine--tRNA ligase — encoded protein: MTDTRPTAPEPVPQDENQIVAERRAKLARLREAGPAFPNDFVPADRAAPLHAAYDDKEKEALEALAVTASVAGRLMLKRVMGKASFITLQDATGRIQIYLSKESVGPEIYDAFKHWDIGDIVAVRGNVFKTNKGELSIHAVELRLLTKSLRPLPDKFHGIADQEMRYRQRYVDLIMTESTRATFIGRSKVVASIRKYMIDTGFLEVETPMLHAIPGGASAKPFTTHHNALDMEMFLRIAPELYLKRLIVGGFERVFELNRNFRNEGVSPRHNPEFTMMEFYAAYGNYTWLMDFTEGLLRQVAIDVTGSATLMYQGREIDLAQPFDRLTITGAIQKYAEGYTDEQLADESFLRAELKKLGAHVEGPQLARAGIGALQLALFEETAESKLWSPTYIIDYPVEVSPLARGSDDRPGVTERFELFMMGREIGNGFSELNDAEDQADRFRKQVEAKDAGDEEAMYFDADYIRALEYGMPPTAGCGIGIDRLVMLITDSASIRDVILFPHMRRED
- a CDS encoding TonB-dependent siderophore receptor; this encodes MAPTLALALTVVLAGCAPAISLKEDPPARSPHATTTTQASIQDPARASGKVYYATSTAATPPDYAAAARDAAARDATSAAVAFPVAEPGVDSPVAPAPQWNPDADGGVADAWGSQRYGRSTAMRKSDFEFEQKLDDTWSIKQSLRYGRPSTEQGNGLTPESLRASDDGLLPGLGTFNLGTHAMGKFTTVRLQHQFKFGFDYLKARDIYETRVALAPSLDIFDPAYGAAVGGPRAVAQAYAEKRQLGLFVQDQVTLDKWTMSLVGRRDQLTNRTIDLGANTSDAVLLNNETVSGRIGLKYQFDNGLAPYMNYSNTYAPVGGSEFTSTASQQYETGVRYVPDIFGKVTTLSAFNQIQNNSQTTDTGGGCGLAGCQAWAELRVRGAAVESKLQPLPNLRVVAAYMVTNSSVMNTSDDAYSAMLANRFPTVSEQQVSVRAKYAVDRGSFAGLSLDGRVGHTGASYGYAGRSSDIAPSYMLVDAGVNYDFGRLYSELKGLQFRASASNLLDKGYVAYCYTDSCSVGAGRSVSAIVNYQMPWP
- a CDS encoding SDR family oxidoreductase; translated protein: MRTATYGATGGTLVILTGASRGLGAALALALCRPGTHLATLSRHKHTKLDAHAAANGTVVQQHPADLTDAAETTRAIDRLFATLPRNADRYCLINNAGTVDPIGPSGTLRQDDIAQALALNVAAPMLLTSRFIAATAGLRADRRVLNISSGAGRKPMAGWSVYCSTKAAIDMYTRSVKLEQGDTGVRIVSLAPGVIDTPMQARIRASQPEAFPALDNFKAMHATGQLSSPDDVAARIVAYLERDDFGQTEIDDIRNY
- the prfB gene encoding peptide chain release factor 2 (programmed frameshift) — protein: MEAERLNQLEARLQDLSARTQDLRRYLDYDVKDERLHVVNAELESAEVWNDPKHAQELGREKKSLETIVDTIRELTTGLADASELFEMARGDDDFDTLASIESDTAALQAKVEGLEFRRMFNNPADPLNCFVDIQSGAGGTEAQDWASILLRQYLKYAERKGFKTEVMEESEGEVAGIKSATIKMEGEYAFGYLRTETGVHRLVRKSPFDSSGGRHTSFASVFVYPEIDDSFEIEVNPADLRVDTFRASGAGGQHINKTDSAVRMTHIPTGIVVQCQSDRSQHRNRAEAMQMLKSRLFELEMRKRMAEQQKLEDSKTDVGWGHQIRSYVLDQSRIKDLRTNVEISNTQKVLDGDLDPFIQASLKHGV